In Alkaliphilus flagellatus, one DNA window encodes the following:
- a CDS encoding lytic transglycosylase domain-containing protein, whose product MLIFRKGCLKFLIFIIILIVIAIGLQNAEWVLKTIYPIHYRDLIEKYAEEYEIDPYLVVAIMKNESKFDPNAVSKKGAKGLMQIASVTGEWASERLNIPNYSEDMLFEPEINIRIGVWYLHVLENEFGNNIEVMIAGYNAGNGNVKKWLDNPEYSKDGKTLDKIPFNETKHYQRKVLRDYRIYHKIYK is encoded by the coding sequence ATGTTGATTTTTCGCAAAGGATGTTTAAAGTTTCTTATATTTATTATAATATTAATCGTGATAGCTATTGGACTTCAAAATGCCGAATGGGTTCTAAAGACAATATACCCTATACATTATAGAGATTTGATCGAAAAATATGCTGAGGAATATGAAATAGATCCCTATTTAGTGGTAGCAATAATGAAAAACGAGAGTAAGTTTGATCCTAATGCAGTATCAAAGAAAGGTGCAAAGGGACTAATGCAAATAGCATCAGTTACAGGAGAGTGGGCTTCTGAAAGGCTTAACATACCAAATTATTCTGAGGATATGCTTTTTGAGCCTGAAATAAATATTAGAATTGGTGTATGGTATTTACACGTGTTAGAAAATGAATTTGGTAATAATATTGAAGTAATGATAGCTGGATATAATGCAGGGAATGGAAATGTTAAGAAATGGTTAGATAATCCGGAATATAGCAAGGATGGTAAAACATTAGATAAAATTCCCTTTAATGAAACTAAGCATTATCAAAGAAAAGTTTTAAGAGATTATAGAATATATCACAAAATCTATAAATAA
- the coaE gene encoding dephospho-CoA kinase (Dephospho-CoA kinase (CoaE) performs the final step in coenzyme A biosynthesis.), translating into MVRVIGLTGGIASGKSTVSNILRGLGAIIIDADEVARKIVGQDRPALAEIERSFGKEVIFEDGNLNRKKLGTIVFNDQSLLKKLNEITHPYIIKEIIDVINWYKKTSNNRVIILDAALLIEMDLIYLVEEVWLVSVPKEVQINRLIQRENISADDAKKRIDAQMSLDEKKQYAHIIIDNSKDVDYLKEQVEQNWSRLIE; encoded by the coding sequence ATGGTACGCGTAATAGGTCTAACAGGAGGCATAGCAAGTGGTAAAAGTACAGTATCAAATATATTAAGAGGACTAGGTGCTATTATTATTGATGCAGATGAGGTTGCTAGAAAGATAGTCGGACAGGATAGACCTGCTCTAGCAGAGATCGAGAGGTCCTTTGGAAAAGAAGTAATATTTGAAGATGGAAATCTAAATCGCAAAAAACTTGGTACTATTGTTTTTAATGACCAGTCTTTATTAAAAAAACTAAATGAAATTACACATCCATACATTATTAAGGAAATTATTGATGTGATAAATTGGTATAAAAAAACATCTAATAATCGTGTTATAATATTAGATGCGGCCTTATTAATTGAAATGGATTTAATATACTTAGTTGAAGAAGTGTGGCTGGTTTCTGTACCAAAAGAAGTGCAGATTAATCGTTTAATACAAAGAGAAAATATTAGTGCAGATGATGCTAAAAAACGGATTGATGCACAAATGTCTCTTGATGAAAAAAAACAATATGCCCACATAATTATAGACAATTCAAAGGACGTAGATTATTTAAAGGAACAAGTTGAACAAAATTGGAGTAGATTAATCGAATAA
- a CDS encoding anti-sigma factor family protein — MNCKDFDLYGSAYIDNMLSEQERLEFENHINECEYCNISLQNLKIIVESINELEEVELPRNFSSELTIKLQNEKNSKNRMVFFNKKKLLSGIVAGLLIFMASLSLINNSLINKNMDRLYSEIEDKHINEKNTNFKIASDEPKDALDNTEKETTIKPSIMAMDNVDEKQEGISEESAKQNKDSRTYNIKTPENEENSVENKNSQNQLTKKRFSKTINPFAIVSIILGVVILIYKIWKK; from the coding sequence ATGAACTGCAAAGACTTTGATTTATATGGGTCTGCTTATATAGATAATATGCTTTCAGAGCAAGAAAGATTAGAATTTGAAAATCACATTAATGAATGTGAATATTGTAATATTAGCTTGCAAAACTTAAAAATAATTGTTGAAAGTATTAATGAGCTTGAAGAGGTAGAACTTCCCAGAAATTTTTCTAGTGAATTAACGATAAAGCTACAAAATGAGAAAAACTCTAAAAATAGAATGGTATTTTTTAATAAAAAGAAATTATTAAGTGGTATTGTAGCAGGTCTATTAATCTTTATGGCTTCCCTATCTTTAATAAATAACTCTTTAATTAATAAAAATATGGATAGATTATATAGTGAAATAGAGGATAAACATATTAATGAAAAGAACACTAACTTTAAAATTGCATCCGATGAACCTAAGGACGCACTTGACAATACAGAGAAAGAAACTACTATAAAGCCAAGTATAATGGCTATGGATAATGTAGATGAAAAGCAGGAAGGAATATCCGAGGAGAGTGCTAAACAAAACAAGGATAGCAGAACTTATAATATAAAAACGCCAGAAAATGAAGAAAACTCTGTAGAAAATAAGAATTCTCAAAATCAACTAACTAAAAAGAGATTTAGCAAAACAATTAACCCATTTGCTATAGTATCTATAATTCTTGGTGTAGTAATTTTAATATATAAAATATGGAAAAAATAG
- the polA gene encoding DNA polymerase I — MQERLIIIDGNSLINRAFYALPPLTTKEGNHTNAIYGFVTMLLKVMEDYKPDYIGVAFDKKAPTFRHKEFTEYKAGRKKMPPELAEQMEPLKEVLDAFNIYRIELEGFEADDLIGTLAKHCEEKGFESLIVTGDRDALQLTSDCTKVLFTKKGISQLEIYDDKKVMEEYEVTPTQFIDLKGLMGDKSDNIPGVPGVGEKTAIKLLKQFETIENLIQNTEEITATKLREKIEVNREQAMLSKRLATIITNVPVDINLDDLKKREADHEKLMELFRSYEFNSLIPRIKKTIEQSTDENENTYKLENNTNQNIVQIKDIVSLKTMLDEVKKQGQIVLKTITEEQNIVTDKIVSLAVTTKGEVLYYIDFKDFSEDDLIYNLKQVLEDDSIKKIGHDFKKEIVHFYPYNINISNLHFDTMIGEYLIDAARSSYSLKDLAIGYLGEEIVDEEKIMGKGKNQISLWEAPGEELKQLLCSYVRVVANISNTIKEKLENLGLEKLYYEVELPLVEVLAFMEFQGIKVDRNMLLDLEIEFKEKIDQLTREIYTLADVEFNINSPKQLGEILFEKLGLPPIKKTKTGYSTNADVLEKLHDQHDIIPKISEYRQVTKLKTTYVDGLLNIINPVTKRIHSSFNQTVTTTGRISSTEPNLQNIPVRLEMGRRLRKVFISDDGYKFIDADYSQIELRVLAHIANDENLIDTFIKNQDIHTRTASEIFEVPMEEVTPLMRGDAKAVNFGIVYGISDFGLSQNLNIPVNKAKKYIESYLDKYPSVRKYMKDIVEEGKEKGYVVTLLHRRRYLPELKSSNFNIRSFGERIAMNTPIQGSAADIIKIAMVTVYKRLKEGNYKAKLILQVHDELIIECPENEVETVTKILQESMENAIKMTVPLKVDLSYANNWYDAK; from the coding sequence ATGCAAGAACGGTTAATAATTATTGACGGGAACAGTTTAATTAATAGGGCATTTTATGCTTTACCACCTTTAACAACTAAAGAGGGGAATCATACTAATGCTATATATGGATTTGTAACTATGTTACTTAAAGTAATGGAAGACTATAAACCAGATTACATAGGAGTAGCCTTTGATAAAAAGGCCCCAACATTTAGACATAAAGAATTTACTGAATATAAAGCAGGTAGAAAGAAGATGCCACCAGAATTAGCAGAACAGATGGAACCATTGAAAGAAGTACTAGATGCTTTTAATATATATCGCATTGAGTTAGAAGGTTTTGAGGCTGATGATTTGATTGGTACATTAGCTAAGCATTGCGAAGAAAAAGGATTTGAAAGTTTAATAGTAACTGGTGACAGGGATGCACTTCAGCTAACATCGGATTGCACCAAAGTACTTTTTACTAAGAAAGGAATATCTCAACTAGAAATATATGATGATAAAAAGGTAATGGAGGAATATGAGGTTACTCCTACACAATTCATAGATTTGAAAGGATTAATGGGAGATAAGTCGGACAATATACCGGGGGTTCCTGGAGTTGGAGAAAAAACTGCTATAAAACTTCTTAAGCAGTTTGAAACTATTGAAAATTTAATACAAAATACAGAAGAAATTACAGCGACTAAATTAAGAGAAAAGATAGAAGTTAACCGTGAGCAAGCAATGCTAAGTAAGCGATTGGCTACTATTATTACAAATGTACCTGTAGATATTAATTTAGACGATCTTAAAAAGAGAGAGGCAGACCATGAAAAGCTAATGGAACTGTTTAGATCCTATGAATTTAATAGTCTTATTCCTCGTATAAAGAAAACTATAGAGCAATCAACTGATGAAAATGAAAATACATATAAATTAGAAAACAACACTAATCAAAATATTGTGCAGATTAAAGATATAGTTAGTTTGAAGACAATGTTGGATGAAGTAAAAAAACAAGGACAAATTGTTTTGAAAACAATTACGGAAGAACAAAACATTGTAACCGATAAAATTGTATCATTAGCGGTAACTACTAAAGGAGAAGTACTATATTATATAGATTTTAAAGATTTTAGTGAAGATGACCTTATTTATAATCTAAAGCAAGTTTTAGAGGATGATAGTATAAAAAAGATTGGCCATGACTTTAAAAAAGAGATTGTGCACTTCTATCCTTATAACATTAATATTTCTAACCTACATTTTGATACTATGATTGGTGAGTATTTAATTGATGCTGCAAGATCTAGTTATAGTTTGAAGGATCTAGCCATTGGGTACTTAGGAGAGGAAATTGTTGATGAAGAAAAAATAATGGGTAAAGGCAAAAATCAAATTTCGCTATGGGAGGCTCCAGGAGAAGAACTTAAACAACTGCTATGTAGCTATGTTAGAGTAGTTGCAAACATTTCAAATACTATTAAAGAGAAGTTGGAAAATCTAGGACTGGAAAAGCTTTACTACGAAGTAGAATTGCCCCTAGTGGAAGTGCTAGCTTTTATGGAATTTCAAGGAATTAAAGTAGATAGGAATATGTTGTTAGATTTAGAAATAGAATTTAAAGAAAAAATAGATCAATTAACCAGGGAAATTTATACTTTAGCAGATGTAGAATTTAATATAAACTCGCCAAAACAATTGGGGGAAATACTTTTTGAAAAGTTAGGATTACCACCTATAAAGAAGACGAAAACAGGGTATTCTACTAATGCAGATGTACTTGAAAAACTACACGATCAGCATGATATTATTCCTAAAATATCTGAGTATAGACAGGTTACTAAGCTGAAAACTACATATGTAGATGGGCTTCTTAATATTATAAATCCAGTAACGAAACGTATCCACTCTAGTTTTAATCAAACTGTGACAACTACAGGCAGGATTTCAAGTACAGAACCTAACCTTCAAAATATACCTGTAAGATTGGAAATGGGAAGAAGGCTACGTAAGGTATTCATTTCTGACGATGGATATAAATTTATTGATGCAGACTATTCTCAAATTGAGCTTAGAGTATTAGCGCACATAGCAAATGATGAGAACTTGATTGATACATTTATAAAAAATCAAGATATACATACCAGAACAGCATCAGAAATATTTGAAGTACCTATGGAAGAAGTAACTCCTCTTATGAGAGGAGATGCAAAGGCAGTTAATTTTGGTATTGTTTATGGAATAAGTGACTTTGGACTATCTCAAAATTTGAATATACCAGTGAATAAGGCAAAAAAATATATAGAAAGCTATTTAGATAAATATCCTTCTGTAAGAAAGTATATGAAGGATATTGTTGAAGAAGGTAAAGAGAAGGGTTATGTAGTAACACTACTCCATAGAAGGAGATATTTGCCGGAGTTAAAATCATCTAACTTTAACATTCGTAGCTTCGGTGAACGAATAGCTATGAATACTCCTATACAAGGAAGTGCTGCGGATATTATAAAAATAGCTATGGTTACAGTATATAAAAGACTAAAAGAAGGAAATTATAAGGCTAAATTAATACTTCAAGTACATGACGAATTAATAATAGAGTGCCCTGAAAATGAAGTAGAAACAGTAACTAAAATTTTACAAGAATCCATGGAAAATGCAATTAAAATGACAGTACCTTTAAAAGTAGATTTATCCTATGCTAATAACTGGTACGATGCAAAATAA
- a CDS encoding RNA polymerase sigma factor, with protein METLSLKEASLIEQSKAGDIDSFEQLIAAHQKKAFNIAYRILGNLEDANDVTQEALIKAYRGIRNFNGKSSFSTWLYTIVNNACIDFIRKNRKTNVTYLDREYETEEGSYKLQVYGNEETPEELFEKKEVQKLVHEAINKLSYEHRRIIVLRDIEQFSYQEISQILNCSEGTVKSRINRARSNLKILIKEQLDD; from the coding sequence GTGGAAACTTTGAGTTTAAAGGAGGCCTCCTTAATCGAACAATCAAAGGCAGGAGATATAGATAGCTTTGAGCAATTAATTGCCGCTCATCAAAAAAAAGCTTTTAATATTGCTTATCGTATACTTGGAAACTTAGAAGATGCCAATGATGTTACTCAAGAAGCCTTAATAAAGGCATATAGAGGAATTAGAAACTTTAATGGTAAAAGTAGTTTTTCTACTTGGTTATACACTATTGTAAATAATGCATGTATAGATTTTATTCGTAAAAATAGAAAAACTAACGTAACTTATTTAGACAGGGAATATGAAACGGAAGAAGGTAGCTATAAGCTTCAGGTGTATGGCAACGAGGAAACGCCAGAGGAATTATTTGAGAAGAAAGAGGTACAAAAACTAGTTCATGAAGCAATTAATAAGCTAAGCTATGAGCATAGAAGAATTATTGTTTTAAGAGATATCGAGCAGTTTTCATACCAAGAAATATCTCAAATACTAAATTGCTCAGAGGGGACTGTAAAATCTCGAATAAATAGAGCTAGAAGCAATTTGAAAATATTGATTAAAGAACAGTTAGATGATTGA